In a genomic window of Occallatibacter riparius:
- a CDS encoding inositol oxygenase, which translates to MSATPTAPQSAESPLSSQPLSSLEQWDDFVADRYREGKSEEEFRVYDKAANPGVAEFYRLNHENQTVAFVLEKEKQYFSLQKGMKSIWEAAEFLNTMVDDSDPDTDLTQIEHLLQTSEAIRRDGHPRWMVLTGFLHDLGKCLCLYGEPQWAVVGDTFPVGCAWSPDIVYPEYFANNPDRHVPEYQTEHGIYEPHCGLDALHMSFSHDGYIAEVMKPYLNIEALYMLRYHSFYPWHKHGAYQHFTNDQDRAMLPWVLKFNQYDLYSKGHTKPDVKALKPYYDELFAEFLPAKVAW; encoded by the coding sequence ATGAGCGCCACCCCAACCGCTCCGCAGTCCGCCGAAAGTCCTCTTTCTAGCCAACCCCTCTCGAGTTTGGAGCAGTGGGACGACTTCGTAGCCGACCGCTATCGCGAAGGCAAGTCCGAGGAAGAATTCCGTGTCTACGACAAAGCCGCCAATCCCGGCGTTGCCGAGTTCTACCGTCTTAACCACGAGAATCAGACCGTCGCCTTCGTCCTTGAGAAAGAGAAGCAATACTTCTCACTTCAGAAGGGCATGAAGTCCATTTGGGAGGCGGCTGAGTTCCTCAACACCATGGTCGACGACAGCGATCCCGATACCGACCTCACCCAGATCGAGCACCTCCTCCAGACCTCCGAGGCCATCCGCCGCGATGGCCACCCCCGCTGGATGGTCCTCACTGGCTTCCTGCATGACCTCGGCAAGTGTCTCTGCCTTTACGGCGAGCCGCAGTGGGCCGTCGTCGGCGACACCTTCCCCGTCGGCTGTGCCTGGTCTCCCGACATCGTCTATCCCGAGTACTTCGCCAACAACCCGGACCGCCATGTGCCGGAGTACCAGACCGAGCACGGCATCTATGAGCCCCATTGCGGACTCGACGCCCTGCACATGTCCTTCAGCCACGACGGCTACATCGCCGAAGTCATGAAGCCCTACTTGAACATCGAAGCGCTCTACATGCTGCGCTATCACTCGTTCTATCCGTGGCACAAGCACGGCGCGTATCAGCACTTCACCAATGATCAGGACCGCGCCATGCTGCCATGGGTGCTCAAATTCAACCAGTACGACCTCTACTCGAAAGGCCACACCAAGCCCGACGTAAAGGCCCTCAAGCCCTACTACGACGAGCTATTCGCAGAGTTCTTACCGGCAAAGGTCGCCTGGTAG
- a CDS encoding spinster family MFS transporter, whose protein sequence is MATLTQPVQRSRFSPALVTLSLLIGLNLLNYIDRYILPGAQSLIQKEFGWKDEQIGLLTTAMFVVYMLFAPLTGWLGDHFSRKPLIVGGAILWSLLTLWTAWVHDYTSMFVRHALVGVGEASFGIFAPAVLSDFYDERSRNRILSIFYLAIPVGAAIGVTSGGVLGSKYGWRTPFLVCAIPGFLIAVLYGFFGKEPKRGSSDHVKATADRATFRGLFRNPAFLTATFGLAMLTFAMGGISTWIAQFLERFTGMSTAAAGTWVGVVTVIDGIAGTAVGGFIAQRWLKTNHKALYLLSFWSVVLTIPCGALVFFGPRSWALPSLFAAEFFLFLNTGPLNTAIVNSVSAPVRATAISVNLFCIHFFGDTFSPGIIGAVSDRTNLRLALGVTLVSLLVSAVILGSGARFAPRLQESRT, encoded by the coding sequence GTGGCCACCCTGACTCAACCCGTCCAGCGCTCTCGGTTCAGCCCAGCCCTCGTCACCCTGAGCCTGCTCATCGGCCTTAACCTCCTCAATTACATCGATCGCTATATCCTCCCCGGAGCCCAGTCCCTGATCCAGAAGGAATTCGGCTGGAAGGATGAGCAGATCGGATTGCTTACGACCGCGATGTTCGTGGTCTATATGCTGTTCGCACCTCTGACAGGCTGGCTGGGCGATCACTTTAGCCGCAAGCCGCTCATCGTGGGCGGCGCGATCCTGTGGAGTCTCCTCACGCTGTGGACGGCATGGGTCCACGACTACACGAGCATGTTCGTGCGGCACGCGCTGGTAGGTGTCGGCGAGGCCTCGTTCGGCATCTTTGCGCCCGCGGTGTTGTCGGACTTTTATGACGAGCGAAGCCGCAACCGCATCCTGTCGATCTTTTATTTGGCCATTCCTGTGGGAGCGGCAATTGGAGTCACATCAGGTGGTGTGCTCGGCAGCAAATATGGCTGGCGCACCCCCTTTCTCGTATGCGCGATTCCCGGCTTCCTGATTGCCGTGCTTTACGGGTTCTTCGGCAAGGAGCCCAAGCGTGGGAGCAGTGATCACGTGAAGGCGACGGCCGACCGCGCGACGTTCAGGGGTTTATTCAGGAACCCGGCATTTCTCACGGCGACCTTTGGGCTGGCCATGCTGACATTCGCCATGGGCGGCATCTCGACCTGGATCGCGCAATTTCTCGAGCGCTTCACGGGCATGTCAACAGCGGCAGCGGGAACCTGGGTCGGCGTCGTCACGGTCATCGACGGTATTGCCGGCACAGCCGTCGGCGGATTCATCGCACAGCGCTGGCTCAAGACCAATCACAAGGCTCTCTATCTGCTTTCGTTCTGGAGCGTCGTATTGACCATTCCCTGCGGCGCGCTGGTCTTCTTCGGGCCGCGTAGCTGGGCTCTGCCGTCGCTCTTCGCAGCCGAGTTCTTCCTCTTCCTTAACACCGGGCCGCTCAACACGGCCATCGTCAACTCGGTGTCGGCGCCGGTGCGCGCCACCGCGATCTCCGTCAACCTGTTCTGCATTCATTTTTTCGGGGATACGTTCTCCCCGGGAATCATCGGCGCAGTCTCGGATCGTACCAACCTGCGCCTCGCGCTAGGCGTCACACTGGTCTCGCTGCTCGTGTCAGCCGTGATCCTCGGTTCCGGCGCACGCTTTGCGCCGCGTCTGCAAGAGTCG